The following is a genomic window from Prevotella nigrescens.
ACGCAACACTTCGCCAACATTCATTGCAAACGAGATGGCTCCACGTCCAGGATAAGGCGGATTGCCATCGAAAAACTCGGGAATGGTACCTAAGCAGTGGTTCATAACCTCGTCTTCATAACCAATAAGTTGTCGTTCTACAAAGCTCAGACGAGTGCGTTTGTACAATTTAAGACATGCTTCGAGATAGAAGCACCCTAACCAGGGCCATGCAGTTCCCTGATGGTACACACGTGTGCGATGTTCTCTGTCGCCTACACAGATGGGCGCATATCCTCCACTCTTTGGTGAAAGCGACCGCAGACCTTTTGGCGTAAGCAGCTCGCGTGTGCAAATGTCTACCACCCCTCGTTTCTGACTTTGATCCAAAGGCGAGTAATCGAGTGCCGCAGCCATTATCATATTTGGTCGGACACTCCAGTCTGCCATGTTGCCGTCTACATAATCGTACAAGTAACCGCAGTTGTTCAAGAACGTATTAACGAATGCAACCTTGCAATTTACAGCCATTTTCTCTAAGTGTGTGGCATATTCGGCTTGAGGAGTTTCGCTGAACAGCCATGACACGAACTTAAGGTCGTTGTACCATAGGGCATTAAACTCTACGATATAGCCAGACCGTGGATTTACGGGCTTACCGTCTATCATGCCGTCCATCCATGTTATAGCCTTATTCTTGCCGTCTGCATACAGCAATCCGTTTGTATCTAATGAAAGATTCGGATGTTTCCCGCTTTCAATATAGTCCATTATATCGTGCAAGAGGTTGCCGTAGAGTTTCAGGCAATTATCTTTCCCTGCCTCTTTGGCATACTGCTGAATGGTCCACATGCACCAAAGCAACACGTCTGGTTGGTCTATCCCTTCGATATCTACCGTTACATGTTCGTTGTTCATGAACTCCCGCAAGCCCCGCCCGGCTGTTTTCATCACCAATTCAAAGTAGTTTTGCTCTTCTATACAGAGTGTAAGACCTGGCAATGCTACAAACTGGTCGCGGGCTCTGCACTTAAACCACGGATATCCTGCAAGTATGTAGCG
Proteins encoded in this region:
- a CDS encoding glycogen debranching enzyme N-terminal domain-containing protein, with amino-acid sequence MGYLKFEKASMTNLQDSLPRELLRTNRSGAYSCSTIVDCNTRKYHGLLVVPVPGLDSENHVLLSSLDPTVIQHGAAFNLGLHKYHGGNYSPNGHKYIREFNCDKVPTTIYRVGSALLKKEVVFQHYEERILVRYTLLEGQGTTLLQFRPFLAFRSVREFTHENSAINREYHNVENGIATCLYEGYPQLYMQFSKDNEFHYEPYWYRGLEYPKEESRGYHSDEDLYVPGYFEMKIRKGESIVFSGSTSEIKTSTLKRLFDKEVEARQSRDNFFHCLVNAAHQFHNRKKNDDRYILAGYPWFKCRARDQFVALPGLTLCIEEQNYFELVMKTAGRGLREFMNNEHVTVDIEGIDQPDVLLWCMWTIQQYAKEAGKDNCLKLYGNLLHDIMDYIESGKHPNLSLDTNGLLYADGKNKAITWMDGMIDGKPVNPRSGYIVEFNALWYNDLKFVSWLFSETPQAEYATHLEKMAVNCKVAFVNTFLNNCGYLYDYVDGNMADWSVRPNMIMAAALDYSPLDQSQKRGVVDICTRELLTPKGLRSLSPKSGGYAPICVGDREHRTRVYHQGTAWPWLGCFYLEACLKLYKRTRLSFVERQLIGYEDEVMNHCLGTIPEFFDGNPPYPGRGAISFAMNVGEVLRTLALLEKYKY